A region of Vitis vinifera cultivar Pinot Noir 40024 chromosome 15, ASM3070453v1 DNA encodes the following proteins:
- the LOC100246548 gene encoding uncharacterized protein LOC100246548 translates to MDPTVKKQSSSSDGTIRAVRAAIRLLALMIFLGILVLFVMMPTNTYKKKWFVQVVATTDSTYFGRQGATILIYTFPVLFSAVLGCAYLHLGKKLNNNKSKSSPKDRLAVLKRPVLVKGPLGIVSMIEMLFLVMFIALLVWSIYTYLRTGFQGIEDKAAKKGEKLWVSKLGAAALRLALTGNIALAFLFFPVARGSSILPLIGLTSEASIKYHIWLGHTCLTLFTTHGVCFIIRWIAKDSIWKQIREWDRTGVSILAGEISLVGGLVMWVTTFPRIRRKKFELFFYTHYLYIIFMLFFILHVGITYAFISLPSFYLFLVDRYLRFLQSQRKVRLISARVLPCETVELNFSKTPGLQYSPMSILFVNLPSVSKLQWHPFTVTSNSNLEQDKLSVTIKGDGSWSKKLYQMLSSSSSVDHLEASIEGPYGPVSTNFLGHDTLVMVSGGSGITPFISVIRELIFSSSVLKIKTPKILLISSFKSSSDLTMLDLILPISGGPLDLSGLRLQVEAYVTREKEPATENVKPLQALWFKPKATDAPASAILGPNSWLWLGAVISSSFVIFLVLMGLLTRYYIYPIDHNTGLDYPTSAQAAFNILLMCVSIAITASGAVLWNKKQNTMEARQVQNMEGSSAYGSPASFYNSDKELESLPRQSLIQSTKVHYGERPDLKRILFDCKGKKVGVLASGPKKMRHEVATICSSGLADNLHFESISFSWKKKDCKGLGMGPRRRLQQMEFSSTKGTRMQVCNRAEKKTATDEARLDEGCRAVAELEKRLQQMEVSEGCSRSIFMCGSNRWRSVTGATAREREVMYPTVKQQSSSSDGAIRAVRAAMRPLLLVIFLGCLVLWVMMPTNTYRGKWLLQLRAKTDSTYFGQQGTTMLIYTFPVLFAAVLGCVYLHLGKKLNDNKSISSPKEDRLTVWKKPALVKGPLGIVSMTELLFFVMFIALLVWSFWEYLHNGFQGIEATAAKKGEKLWVSKLGAAALRLGLTGNIVLAFLFFPVARGSSILPLFGLTSEGSIKYHIWLGHICLALFTSHGVCYIIRWIAKHNLLNQIREWDRTGVSILAGEISLVGGLVMWVTTFPRIRRKKFELFFYTHYLYIIFMLFFILHVGITYAFISLPSFYLFLVDRYLRFLQSQRKVRLISARVLPCETVELNFSKTPGLQYSPMSILFVNLPSVSKLQWHPFTVTSNSNLEQDKLSVTIKGDGSWSKKLYQMLSSSSSVDHLEASIEGPYGPVSTNFIGHDTLVMVSGGSGITPFISVIRELIFSSSVLKIKTPKILLISSFKSSSDLTMLDLILPLSGAPLVLSSLQLQVEAYVTREKEPATENVKPLQALWFKPKATDAPASAILGPNSWLCLGAIISSSFVIFLVLMGLLTRYYIYPIDHNTGLDYPTSAQAAFNILLMCVSIALAASGAVLWNKKQNTMEARQVQNMEASSAYGSPASFYNSDKELESLPRQSLIQSTKVHYGERPDLKRILFECKGKSVGVLASGPKKMRHEVATICSSGLADNLHFESISFSW, encoded by the exons aTGGATCCAACGGTGAAGAAGCAGTCATCTTCCTCTGATGGAACGATCAGAGCCGTAAGAGCAGCCATTAGACTGCTTGCCTTGATGATCTTCCTGGGTATTCTTGTGTTGTTCGTGATGATGCCCACTAATACTTACAAGAAAAAATGGTTCGTTCAAGTCGTGGCAACAACTGATTCCACGTATTTTGGACGACAAG GTGCCACCATCCTGATTTATACATTTCCAGTACTATTTTCTGCTGTCCTGGGCTGTGCGTATCTCCATTTGGGAAAGAAactgaataataataaatctaaaag CAGCCCAAAAGATCGGCTGGCCGTATTGAAGCGGCCTGTCCTCGTGAAAGGCCCTCTGGGGATTGTTTCAATGATAGAGATGCTCTTCTTAGTGATGTTCATTGCACTACTTGTTTGGTCGATTTATACTTATCTCCGCACTGGGTTTCAAGGTATCGAAGATAAAGCAGCCAAGAAAGGAGAGAAACT GTGGGTGTCCAAGCTGGGTGCTGCAGCTCTGAGGCTAGCGCTTACTGGGAACATAGCCCTTGCATTTCTGTTCTTTCCGGTGGCTCGTGGGTCGTCGATATTGCCACTTATTGGCCTCACTTCAGAGGCTAGTATCAAGTATCATATATGGCTAGGGCACACTTGTTTGACCCTCTTCACTACACATGGTGTCTGCTTCATCATTAGGTGGATTGCCAAGGACAGTATCTGGAAGCAG ATCCGAGAATGGGATAGAACCGGTGTATCAATTCTTGCCGGAGAGATATCTCTGGTAGGTGGATTAGTCATGTGGGTGACTACCTTCCCTAGAATAAGGAGAAAGAAGTTTGAGCTCTTCTTTTACACACATTACCTTTATATAATCTTCATGTTGTTCTTCATCCTCCATGTTGGTATCACCTACGCCTTCATTTCTCTCCCtagtttctaccttttcctggtcgATCGCTACTTGAGATTTCTACAATCTCAAAGAAAAGTTCGCTTAATTTCTGCCCGCGTTTTGCCATGTGAAACTGTTGAGCTCAATTTCTCAAAGACCCCAG GTCTGCAATATTCGCCAATGAGCATCTTGTTCGTAAATTTACCTAGCGTTTCCAAGCTGCAGTGGCACCCTTTTACAGTCACTTCTAATAGTAATTTAGAGCAAGATAAGCTCAGTGTGACGATTAAAGGTGATGGAAGCTGGTCAAAGAAGCTATACCAGATGCTTTCATCGTCTTCATCAGTTGATCATCTTGAAGCATCCATTGAAGGACCTTATGGACCTGTTTCAACTAATTTTCTAGG GCATGATACGCTTGTGATGGTGAGTGGAGGCAGTGGGATTACTCCCTTCATCTCTGTTATTCGAGAGCTAATCTTCAGTAGTTCTGTTCTGAAAATCAAAACCCCGAAAATTCTCCTTATTTCCTCATTCAAGAGCTCTTCAGACCTCACAATGTTAGATCTTATCCTTCCGATTTCGGGTGGCCCTTTAGACCTATCCGGCTTGCGGCTACAAGTCGAGGCCTATGTGACAAGAGAGAAAGAACCTGCTACAGAGAATGTTAAGCCCCTTCAAGCTCTATGGTTCAAGCCGAAGGCGACAGACGCACCAGCATCAGCAATTCTAGGCCCAAACAGCTGGCTATGGCTTGGCGCGGTAATATCATCGTCTTTCGTCATCTTCCTTGTCTTAATGGGACTTCTTACTCGATACTACATCTACCCTATTGATCACAACACCGGCCTAGACTACCCGACCTCGGCTCAAGCTGCTTTCAACATCTTATTGATGTGCGTCAGCATAGCCATAACAGCAAGTGGAGCTGTCCTCTGGaacaagaaacaaaataccATGGAAGCAAGGCAAGTTCAGAATATGGAAGGGTCTTCAGCCTATGGGTCGCCAGCATCATTCTATAATTCTGATAAAGAGCTGGAAAGCCTCCCTCGCCAGTCTCTTATCCAATCCACCAAGGTGCACTATGGTGAAAGACCCGATTTAAAGA GAATTTTGTTTGattgcaaaggaaaaaaagttggagttcTTGCAAGCGGGCCTAAGAAGATGAGGCATGAGGTTGCAACCATATGTTCTTCGGGTTTGGCAGACAATCTCCATTTTGAATCCATAAGCTTCAGCTGG aaaaagaaagattgCAAAGGACTTGGAATGGGACCGAGAAGAAGACTACAACAGATGGAGTTCAGCTCTACCAAGGGTACAAGGATGCAAGTATGCAACAGAGCTGAGAAGAAGACTGCAACAGATGAAGCTCGACTCGATGAAGGGTGCAGGGCTGTAGCAGAACTCGAAAAAAGACTGCAACAGATGGAAGTCAGTGAAGGGTGTAGCAGGTCGATCTTTATGTGTGGTAGCAACAGATGGAGGTCGGTGACGGGTGCAACAG cgagagagagagaggtgatgTATCCAACGGTGAAGCAGCAGTCATCTTCCTCTGATGGAGCGATCAGAGCCGTACGAGCAGCCATGAGACCGCTTCTCTTGGTGATCTTCCTGGGTTGTCTTGTGTTGTGGGTGATGATGCCCACTAATACTTACAGGGGAAAATGGCTCCTTCAACTCCGAGCAAAAACTGATTCCACGTATTTTGGACAACAAG GTACCACCATGCTGATTTATACATTTCCAGTACTATTTGCGGCTGTCCTGGGCTGTGTATATCTCCATTTGGGAAAGAAACTAAACGATAATAAGTCTATAAG CAGCCCTAAAGAAGATCGATTGACCGTATGGAAGAAGCCTGCCCTTGTGAAAGGCCCTCTAGGGATCGTCTCAATGACAGAGCTGCTCTTCTTTGTGATGTTCATTGCACTTCTCGTTTGGTCGTTTTGGGAGTATCTCCACAACGGTTTTCAAGGTATCGAAGCTACAGCAGCCAAGAAAGGGGAGAAACT GTGGGTGTCAAAGCTGGGCGCTGCAGCTCTGAGGCTAGGGCTAACTGGGAACATAGTCCTTGCATTTCTCTTCTTTCCGGTGGCTCGTGGGTCGTCGATATTGCCACTCTTTGGCCTCACTTCAGAGGGTAGCATCAAGTATCATATATGGCTAGGGCACATTTGCTTGGCCCTCTTCACTTCACATGGTGTCTGTTACATCATTAGGTGGATTGCCAAACACAATCTGCTAAACCAG ATCCGAGAATGGGATAGAACCGGTGTATCAATCCTGGCCGGAGAGATATCTCTGGTAGGTGGATTAGTCATGTGGGTGACTACCTTCCCTAGAATAAGGAGAAAGAAGTTTGAGCTCTTCTTTTACACACATTACCTTTATATAATCTTCATGTTGTTCTTCATCCTCCATGTTGGTATCACCTACGCCTTCATTTCTCTCCCtagtttctaccttttcctggtcgATCGCTACTTGAGATTTCTACAATCTCAAAGAAAAGTTCGCTTAATTTCTGCCCGCGTTTTGCCATGTGAAACTGTTGAGCTCAATTTCTCAAAGACCCCAG GTCTGCAATATTCGCCAATGAGCATATTGTTCGTAAATTTGCCTAGCGTTTCCAAGCTGCAGTGGCACCCTTTTACAGTCACTTCTAATAGTAATTTAGAGCAAGATAAGCTCAGTGTGACGATTAAAGGTGATGGAAGCTGGTCAAAGAAGCTATACCAGATGCTTTCATCGTCTTCATCAGTTGATCATCTTGAAGCATCCATTGAAGGACCTTATGGACCTGTTTCAACTAATTTTATAGG GCATGATACGCTTGTGATGGTGAGTGGAGGCAGTGGGATTACTCCCTTCATCTCTGTTATTCGAGAGCTAATCTTCAGTAGTTCTGTTCTGAAAATCAAAACCCCGAAAATTCTCCTTATTTCCTCATTCAAGAGCTCTTCAGACCTCACAATGTTAGATCTTATCCTTCCGCTTTCGGGTGCCCCTTTAGTCCTATCCAGCTTGCAGCTACAAGTCGAGGCCTATGTGACAAGAGAGAAAGAACCTGCTACAGAGAATGTTAAGCCCCTTCAAGCTCTATGGTTCAAGCCGAAGGCGACAGACGCACCAGCGTCAGCAATTCTAGGCCCAAACAGCTGGCTATGCCTTGGCGCCATAATATCATCGTCTTTCGTCATCTTCCTTGTCTTAATGGGACTTCTTACTCGATACTACATCTACCCTATTGATCACAACACCGGCCTAGACTACCCAACCTCGGCTCAAGCTGCTTTCAACATCTTACTGATGTGCGTCAGCATAGCCTTAGCAGCAAGTGGAGCTGTCCTCTGGaacaagaaacaaaataccATGGAAGCAAGACAAGTTCAAAATATGGAAGCGTCTTCAGCCTATGGGTCACCAGCATCATTCTATAATTCTGACAAAGAGCTGGAGAGCCTCCCTCGCCAGTCTCTTATCCAATCCACCAAGGTGCACTATGGTGAAAGACCCGATTTAAAGA GAATTTTGTTTGAGTGCAAAGGAAAAAGCGTTGGAGTTCTTGCAAGCGGGCCTAAGAAGATGAGGCATGAGGTTGCAACCATATGTTCTTCGGGTTTGGCAGACAATCTCCATTTTGAATCCATAAGCTTCAGCTGGTGA